From the genome of Gorilla gorilla gorilla isolate KB3781 chromosome 4, NHGRI_mGorGor1-v2.1_pri, whole genome shotgun sequence, one region includes:
- the LOC101139294 gene encoding peptidyl-prolyl cis-trans isomerase A-like encodes MPSHGQPTVFFDITINSKPLGHVSFKLFADKFPKTAENFPALSTGEKGFGYKSSCFHRITPGFMCQGGDFTHYNGTSGKSIYGEKFDDENFILKHTGPGIFSMANAGPNTNGSQFCNCTAKTAWLDGMHVVLGKVKEGMNIAEAMERFGSRNGKTSKKITIADCGQLY; translated from the coding sequence atgccCAGCCATGGTCAACCCACCGTGTTCTTTGACATCACCATCAACAGCAAGCCCTTGGGCCACGTCTCCTTCAAGCTGTTTGCAGACAAGTTTCCAAAGACGGCAGAAAACTTTCCTGCTCTGAGCACTGGAGAGAAAGGGTTTGGTTATAAGAGTTCCTGCTTTCACAGAATTACTCCAGGGTTTATGTGTCAGGGTGGTGACTTCACACACTATAATGGCACTAGTGGCAAGTCCATCTATGGGGAGAAATTTGATGATGAGAACTTCATTCTGAAGCATACAGGTCCTGGCATCTTTTCCATGGCAAATGCTGGACCCAACACAAATGGTTCCCAGTTTTGCAACTGCACTGCCAAGACTGCGTGGTTGGATGGCATGCATGTGGTCCTTGGCAAAGTGAAAGAAGGCATGAATATTGCGGAGGCCATGGAGCGCTTTGGGTCCAGGAATGGCAAGACGAGCAAGAAGATCACCATTGCTGACTGTGGACAACTCTACTAA